The region ataggaagaGGAGGAgtgagcttggtccgaagaattgtattgctttggaaccctacaccgcttgggtgaggaagaaagctcttgagtaccgcatgccctacGATTATacgagacctacccctatggttatggttgggccttcaacccttcctaaccaaggagtagaggagttgagagatgaagaccgatcgcgtgcttgggttcgtgagcatgaggaactacttcagcaactcaaagataaggatgcagtgatagagtttctagagcatcaggttattgatgagcttgatgatgtggttacttctcttcttcctcactcatctaggttttggaagaggaagtatgatcggctcgccaaggagaaggccgatatggaagcagcttatgagagagaggtgaagaggcttcgtgcagcttatcttccgatctcgagggctttggacgattgtttctagggctccataggatgttcattaTCCTTTGCTCttatattgtatttggttaccaaaactgtactacttccttggtgtaaaaaaatttccaaatgttattgctatgagtattccatatatgtcttaaaagctaaacattttcaaatatttgaaaatagATCTCTGtaaagttcctctaataaaagcaaaccatatgcacaaacattgcatgcatcatatgcataagcaggttttgttctaagctcttgatcagtggtctaactctttgctcttcatttattttgaagacaagctgacgaACCGGTATAATACCAGGGGCAATCCTCCGAAgataatggagcatttagagcaagagaacagggacttgaaggaagagatcgctaggatgactgccatgatggagtaAGTTCTGCCCCCCAGAGCCAAGCttcgccaactcctgcaactcctcccgcgaggactgtcatatTTGAGATAGCAACTTCTATTGTGCCTGCCGCAACATCCCACTTTGCTCCGTTTATGCCAACCGGGTTCTCTTGGGGAATGCCTGCTAATTTCataccagagggtttcgctcctactctcgcttctttgtcggcatctagcccggtcctatatgtgccacctcccgttgtgcacacccttccccgtgttgaagacaccatctatcattccgaaccatctgagggcccggacgtgtatgagaagatggacgagatgaaagaccaattccttgagctacgcaaggaactgaagactttgagggggaaggacctctttggtaaaagtgctgatgagttgtgcctagtgcccaacgtgaaaatccctgctaaattcaaagtgcctgactttgagaaatataagggaaatacatgcccgctcatccatcttgtgatgtatgctcgcaagatgtcaacacagactgacaATGACCAACTcttgattcactactttcaggatagcctgacatgtgctgcgctccggtggtatatggggctggagagtgcaagcatccgctctttcaatgatctaggcgaggccttcgtcaagcaatacaaatataatatggatatggcttCGGACAGAGACCAATTGAGGGgatgtcgcagaaggacaaggagaccaaattgtgttaaccggttacattaattgtaacgttaagaaaaattcaaattttaaactgtgtaaccggttaccatgaaagtgttaaccggttacatgctaacaaaatctgcccagaaattgaattttgtttcgggttaaccggttaccccaaaagtgttaaccggttaccactatTGAAAAAAGGAAAAATTGAGAACTTTTAAAAGCTGTAACCATTTTGAAATAAATTCTAAGTGTCCATATCATATTATGCATGCAACAATCAATTGAACACTTTATATATAAACATTAACTAAGATTAAATTCCAATACCTTTGTGATCAATTTCTCGAGCGACTTTGAGCTATGTATGATTGAAACTTTGTGTGAATTTGCTCTATTGAAGTCTTGATCCATTCTTTGATGATTGACCTTGTTCGTGCATagttgtcttcatcaaaatacttgAGAAGCCAtgtcttcacattctcccccttttgatgatgacaacccgATTCAAAAGGCGATTCTTGAAAGAGTCATCGAACTTGATGTTCTAACACGTTTTCTCCCCCTATGATAATGCTCCCCCTAAATTCTTGATTTATTTGGAGACTTTGAAATTTTGAGTTCCTGCAAGTTTGTTAGATACATACAATATATGCTAGAGAatctcttctccccctttgtcattatcGAAAAGGATGGGACAAGACATATTAACAGTTTGGAGATCATGCATATAAAAAGCATACATAACATCATATAATTAAGAGCCATAATATTGTCAAAACACAACCAAAACACAATAAAACGATTGTTCTTAAACTTTAAACGAACAAGAAATTAAACGATCAAAGTAATAAAAATCGGACAAGAAACAACAAGCAAATATTTAAACATAGGATTTTTTTAAGGACTCTCAAACATTGCATCGATCTCGgcatcatcatcatcttcatcattgTCGGGTACAGTTGGTGGTTTAGGAGAATGAGAGAGTTTGGTCATCATTTTCCTAAGGGCTACCATGCCTAACTGATGCTCCTTATGGTGGCGGTCAAGTTTTTCATTTATGGAACACAGTTTGTTGTAGAGGACCTCATTGGTATAGCCACCTTTAGGAATTGGAGGAGTAGAAGATGAGTGCCCAGCCGATTCTCGATAACGATACATGTCAGATGGTAAGTCATAGCCTATGCCAGTGTTTTTGGTAGCGGAGTCAACATTGATCTCATTAGTTTTGACAGTCATCATAATTTGAGGTTCATGTTTCACGGCAATTCCACTCTTTTCAATGATGATAGAAATAAAACGACCATACGGAATACCTCCGGATAGCGATTGAAAGTGCGTCAGATGGTGCATGAAAACATAAGCCTAATTGATTTGTATCCCAGATTTGATAGCGTAAAGCAACATAATCTCCATATCACTCAATTGAGAATGATTGGAATCCTTGGGTACCAAAACATACGCAAGCACAAAGTGAAGCATTCGATCACTTACGATATGTTTTTAGCCAGCCTGTGGAATCTTGGAGTGAAGGGATTTGATCGTCCCAGGATTTCCTCTTGAGAGTATCTTGTAATGCTGAAATAATAGTCCATACACTTGAAGTATTTCCAGATTTCAGAATCTCGTTTCATGACATGAGAAATTTCTTCTCCTTCAGATGGAATACCTAGAAAAGATCCCAGTTCTTCCATGCTGAGTTCTATCTCATTCCCTTTCACACTTGCAGTCATAAACATATTGTCATCCTCATCATAAACAATATTGAAAGTGTGAAAGAACTCTTGTACCAGATCAGGGTAAACAACACTGGCATTGGAAGCCAAATCGTAAACTTGCTGCTTGATTAACAGAACTGGAAACACAAAACTCCGACTTGGGAAAGAGGTGAACTTCACATATTTGACCGGCAAGAGAGGGTGGCTGCGGATTCCAAAAGTTAAACGGCGAGCCTTAATGGTATTTTCCATTGGAGGATCATAAATTTCTTCTCCCATGTTGTTCTTACCCTTATTTTGCCTAGAGGAAGTCATTGTTGAGGAGGAGAGTTAGGGTTTTGAAGGGGATTTTTGGATTATGAGAGAAATGATTTTGTGAGTGAGAGATGAGGGGGTAGGGAGTTTATATAGAGTTTAAAGTGAGTGGGTATTGATTTGGAAGGAGTAGTTGGAAGGTTTTGTGAGATTTTATGGTTTTTCAATGGAGGAATTTATGTGGGGTTTTATGAGGGTTTAAGAGTGAGTTGAAgagtgatgaagatgaagagaatCAAAAACACATGCAATGAATATGAACCACATATATTTAAAAGATAtgaattaaaaaaatgaaatttatttttcaaaaaaaaaaacaaaacaaaacagcAGCGAGGTAACCGGTTACAGGAAATGTGGTAACCGTTTACATTAAACAAAAAGTAACACAGAAGTCAGAAACGCTActggttaaccggttaacagaaatgtggtaaccggttacctgaTAGAAAAAATGCCCCAGAATTCAAATTTGCTACTGGTTAATCGGTTAACAAGGATGTGGTAACCGATTACTTATTGAAAATTTTGTAAAAAAGTAGCAATTAAGAGTTCAAAACACCATTTTTTCTATTCTTTGGTAAGATAATAATGTTTTGGTGTACCTTTGCCCTAGTTCATCATAAGACAGGTTATGACGAGTTTATATGTCACCTTCATCCAATATTCCAAGCTCTCTTCGAATTTTGTAAAACGGTTCCTTTGCGAGAGGCTTGGTGAAAATGTCGGCCAGTTGGTTATGAGTATCCATAAATGTAACTTCAACATCCACTTTGAGCACGTGGTCACGAAGGAAGTGATGACGGATGTCGATATGCTTCGTTCTTGAGTGCATGACTGGATTTTTTGTAatgttgatggcacttgtgttGTCATATCTTAGCGGAATACATTCGAGATCTATTCCAAAATCTCGAAGTTGTTGCTTTAGCCAGAGTATCTGAGCCCAAGAGCTGCCTGCTGCTATATATTCTTCTTCGGCTGTACTCAGAGCAACACACGCTTGTTTCTTGCGTGCCCATGAAACTAGTGCATTTCCGAGAATGTGACATGTtccactcgtgcttttcctattTGTTTTACATCCTGCATAATCCGCGTCAGAGTAACCAATTAAATTG is a window of Lathyrus oleraceus cultivar Zhongwan6 chromosome 6, CAAS_Psat_ZW6_1.0, whole genome shotgun sequence DNA encoding:
- the LOC127094473 gene encoding secreted RxLR effector protein 161-like; the protein is MVSVCLCARFQANPKESHLTAAKRIMKYLKGTTNVGLWYPKGSMCNLIGYSDADYAGCKTNRKSTSGTCHILGNALVSWARKKQACVALSTAEEEYIAAGSSWAQILWLKQQLRDFGIDLECIPLRYDNTSAINITKNPVMHSRTKHIDIRHHFLRDHVLKVDVEVTFMDTHNQLADIFTKPLAKEPFYKIRRELGILDEGDI